Sequence from the Lysobacter capsici genome:
CGGCGGCGCGCAGGCCGCGGCCCGGCGCTCAGAACAGCGGCAGGTTTTCCATCGCGACCCGCACCGGGGTGAAACTGCGGCGGTGATGCGGGCAGGGGCCGTGCTGGCTCAGCGCGGCCAGGTGGGCGGCGGTCGGGTAGCCCTTGTGCTGGTCGAAGCCGTAGTGCGGGAAGCGTTCGTGCAGGCTGCACATGGCGCGGTCGCGCGCGACCTTGGCCAGAATCGAGGCGGCCATGATCGACGGCTCCAGCGCGTCGCCGCCGACCAGGGCTTCGCCGCGGCAGGGCAGGCCCTTGGGCAGGTGGTTGCCGTCGACCCGGACCAGATCGGCCTGCGGCGCCAGCGCCACCACCGCGCGGCACATGCCGAGCATGGTCGCCTGGAAGATGTTGACCCGGTCGATCTCCTCGACCTCGACGAATTCGATCCGCCAGGCCAGCGCGCGTTCGAGGATCAGCGGGTACAGCGCCTCGCGCCGGGCGTGGCTGAGTTTCTTGGAATCGTCCAGGCCGTCGATCTTGCGGCGCGGGTTCAAGATCACCGCCGCGACCGAGACCGGGCCGGCCAAGGGCCCGCGTCCGGCTTCGTCGACGCCGGCGATCAGGCGCGGCTTGGCCCGCGCCGGGCGTACCGCGGCCTCGGCCGGGCGCTGCGGCTCGGCGGGCGGTGCATCCGGAGCTGGCGGCGGAAACAGGCTGTCCACGGAAGGCTCGGGTTCAAGGCGCCGGCGAGGCGGCAGCCGCATTCTCGCCGATCAGCTCGATGATCGCGTCGGCCGCGCGCGCCGAGGCGTCGCGCTTGAGTTCCAGGTGGATGCGCTGGAATTTGGGCAGCAGCGCCGCGCTCGCGGCCGGGTCGCGCAGCCAGCGCAGGCAGGCGCCGGCCAGATTTTCCGGGGTGCAGTCGTGCTGCATCAGCTCGGGCACCAGCACCTCGCCGGCCAGCACGTTCGGCAGCGCGTAGTGATCGACCTTGAGCATGCCCATGCGCTTGGCCATGAAATAGGTCGCGCCCGACAGCTTGTAGGCGACCACCATCGGCCGCTTGGCCAGCATCGCTTCCAGGGTGGCGGTGCCCGAGGCGAGCAGGACCACGTCGCTGGCGACCATCACCGTGCGCGCGCCGCGATCGACGATGCGCAGCGCCCGGCGCAGGCGTTCGCCGTCGGGATGGGCGGCGAGGATGCGTTCGAACGCCGCGCGCGAGGCCGCGTTGGCCATCGGCGCGACCACGCCCAGGCGCGGTTCGGCCGCGACCATCAGCGCGGCGGCGGCGATGAAGTCGCCGGCCAGACGCTCGATTTCGCCGACCCGCGAACCCGGCAGCATCGCCAGCACCGGCGCTTCGTCGTCCAGGCCGAGGTTCATGCGTGCTTCGTCGCGGTCGGGATGGATCGGCATCGCGTCGGCGAGCGGATGGCCGATGAAACGCGCATCGACGTTGTGCCTGGCGTAGATCGGCGGCTCCATCGGAAACAGGCACAGCACCCGGTCGGCGCTCAGGCCGATGTTCTGCGCGCGTTTCTCGCGCCAGGCCCACACCGACGGGCTGACGTAATGCACGGTGCGCACGCCGCGCTGCTTGAGCCAGCGCTCGACGCCGAGATTGAAGTCCGGCGCGTCGATGCCGATGAAGGCGTCGGGTTTCCAGTCGAGCACGCGCTGGCGCACGTCGCGGCGCAGGCGCAGCAGGCGCGGCAGATGCTTGAGCACTTCGGCCAGCCCCATCACCGCCAGTTCGCCGGCGTCGAACCAGGTGTCCATGCCGGCCGCGCGCATCTGCTCGCCGCCGATGCCGACGAATTCCGCGCCGGGATAACGGCGCTTGAGTTCCTCGATCAGGCCGGCGCCGAGCAGGTCGCCGGAGGCCTCGCCGGCGATCAGGGCGAAGCGCGGCGGCGGCGGGGGCGCGGCCGGGAAGATGTCGTCGATCGGATTGGTCGTGGTCATGGGGCTCGTCATGGGGCGTAGTGACGTTCCAGTTCGGTTTGGTACTGCGCGCGATCGAACACGAATCGCAGCGGCGCGCCCGGGGGGAAGGCGCTTTGTGCCGGATTTTCGCCCGGATGAGGGGCGAGCATGGGGCCTTGATCGTCCTCGAAGGTGATCTGCCGCCACACGACGTGATCGCCGTCGAATTCCAGCACGCAGGAAATCACGCCGCAGTAGTCGCTGCCGCAGTGGCAACGGTAGAGCACGTGGCGGCCGCTGCCGTTCTGGTTGCACGAGGGGTCGCGGCCGAGAAACAGCGCCAGGCCGCGCGCGCGCAGCGCTGGCGACTGGGCCGGATCGAGATCGCTGCCGTAGTTGCCCAGGTCGCGTTTGATCCCGAGCCAGTGCGCGAGCGGACGATCGTCGATGAAGATCTCGGTCACGTCCCAGCGATGCGGGACCTTGTCGATCAGGTCCTCGGCGACGGATTGCCCGATGCGCAGCCGATGGACCGCAGTCATCGCAGCGTGCTCAGCGCAGCAGCGGCCGGTCGCCGTTGCCGATGAAGTCCAGCAACGCGCGCACGTCCGGGCTGTCGGCGGCCATGTCCTCGAGCTTGGCGCGCGCCTCGTCCAGCGGCGCGCCGGATACGTACAAGGTGCGGTACGCGCGCTTGATCGCGCTGATGCGCTCGGCGTCGAAACCGCGGCGCTTGAGCCCTTCGCTGTTGATCCCGCGCGGCCGGCCGTAGCCGTCCTGGGCGACCATGACGAACGGCGGCACGTCGCCGTTGACCAGCGCGCCCATGCCGATGAAGGCGTGCGCGCCGATCCGGCAGAACTGATGGATGCCGGAGAAGCCGCTCATGATCACCTGATCCTCGACCACGACGTGGCCGGCCAGGGTCGAGTTGTTGGAGAACACGCAGCCGTTGCCGACCTGACAGTCGTGGGCGACATGGGTGTAGGCCAGCAGCCAGTTGCCGTTGCCGATGCGGGTGACGCTGCCGCCGTTGCCGGTGCCGCGGTTGACGGTGACGAACTCGCGGAACACGTTGTCGTCGCCGATCTGCAACGCGGTGCGTTCGCCGGCGAACTTCTTGTCCTGCGGGTCGCCGCCGATCGCGCACTGGGCGTAGAAGCGGTTGTTGCGGCCGATCGTGGTCGGGCCGTGGACCACGCAATGCGGGCCGAACACGGTGCCGTCGCCGACTTCGACCTCCGCGCCGATGTAGACGAACGCGCCCACCACGACGCCGTCGCCGAGTCTGGCGCCGGGTTCGACGAAAGCGGTGGGATGGACGCTCGCGTTCGTGTTCATCGAGTGGGCACTCATCGAATCAGTCCTTGGCCTCGGCGCACATGATGTCGGCGCAGGCGGCGACCTGGCCGTCGACGCGGGCCACGCCGGTGAACATGGCCATGTTGCGGATCATGCGCTTAAGCGTGACCTCCAGCTCCAGCCGGTCGCCCGGCACGACCATGCGCGAGAACCGCGCGCCGTCGATCTTGACCAGGTAGAACGAGCGCCCGGCGGCGACGCCGCCGTGCGAAATCTGGGTCAGCAGGCCGCCGGCCTGGGCCAGCGCCTCGACCACCAGCACGCCGGGCATGACCGGGTTGCCGGGGAAATGGCCGTTGAAGAAGGGCTCGTTGCAGCTCACGTTCTTGTAGGCCAGCACGCGCTTGTGCGGCTCGAGTTCGACCACCCGGTCGATCAGCAGGAACGGATAGCGGTGCGGCAGCAGCTTCTGGATCGCCGGCACATCGAGCGGGAGTTGCAGGGTCTGGCTCATCTTCAATTCGTCCTATGTCGCATCTGTTGCAGCACCGCGCCGTGCATTGATTCCGGCGTCGGCGTGCGGCCCCATCGTCGGTTGCGCGCGCCGGGTCGAAGCGCGCGTATGCCTATTGTCCCGCAGATTTCCCGACGGGTGGGGCGGCACCGTATGGAGCGCCGTCCCTCAACTGTCGACCGGCCCCCTAGCCGGCGTCGCCGTCTTCGCGCGCGCGCGCGGTGCGCCGCGCGATCGCGTCGAGCTGTTTGAAACGCGCGGCGTTCTTGCGCCAGCTGCGGTTGTCCATCAGCGGCGTGCCCGAGGAATATTCGCCGGGCTCGCGGATCGAGCTGGTGACCAGGCTCATCGCGGTGATGGTGACCTTGTCGCAGATTTCCAGATGGCCGAGCACGCCGGCCGCGCCGCCGATCAGGCAGTAGCGGCCGATCCTGGCGCTGCCCGCGGC
This genomic interval carries:
- the lpxB gene encoding lipid-A-disaccharide synthase, which encodes MTTTNPIDDIFPAAPPPPPRFALIAGEASGDLLGAGLIEELKRRYPGAEFVGIGGEQMRAAGMDTWFDAGELAVMGLAEVLKHLPRLLRLRRDVRQRVLDWKPDAFIGIDAPDFNLGVERWLKQRGVRTVHYVSPSVWAWREKRAQNIGLSADRVLCLFPMEPPIYARHNVDARFIGHPLADAMPIHPDRDEARMNLGLDDEAPVLAMLPGSRVGEIERLAGDFIAAAALMVAAEPRLGVVAPMANAASRAAFERILAAHPDGERLRRALRIVDRGARTVMVASDVVLLASGTATLEAMLAKRPMVVAYKLSGATYFMAKRMGMLKVDHYALPNVLAGEVLVPELMQHDCTPENLAGACLRWLRDPAASAALLPKFQRIHLELKRDASARAADAIIELIGENAAAASPAP
- the rnhB gene encoding ribonuclease HII, giving the protein MIAGVDEAGRGPLAGPVSVAAVILNPRRKIDGLDDSKKLSHARREALYPLILERALAWRIEFVEVEEIDRVNIFQATMLGMCRAVVALAPQADLVRVDGNHLPKGLPCRGEALVGGDALEPSIMAASILAKVARDRAMCSLHERFPHYGFDQHKGYPTAAHLAALSQHGPCPHHRRSFTPVRVAMENLPLF
- the fabZ gene encoding 3-hydroxyacyl-ACP dehydratase FabZ encodes the protein MSQTLQLPLDVPAIQKLLPHRYPFLLIDRVVELEPHKRVLAYKNVSCNEPFFNGHFPGNPVMPGVLVVEALAQAGGLLTQISHGGVAAGRSFYLVKIDGARFSRMVVPGDRLELEVTLKRMIRNMAMFTGVARVDGQVAACADIMCAEAKD
- the lpxA gene encoding acyl-ACP--UDP-N-acetylglucosamine O-acyltransferase, whose translation is MNTNASVHPTAFVEPGARLGDGVVVGAFVYIGAEVEVGDGTVFGPHCVVHGPTTIGRNNRFYAQCAIGGDPQDKKFAGERTALQIGDDNVFREFVTVNRGTGNGGSVTRIGNGNWLLAYTHVAHDCQVGNGCVFSNNSTLAGHVVVEDQVIMSGFSGIHQFCRIGAHAFIGMGALVNGDVPPFVMVAQDGYGRPRGINSEGLKRRGFDAERISAIKRAYRTLYVSGAPLDEARAKLEDMAADSPDVRALLDFIGNGDRPLLR